CGGCGGGGGCAGATTCGGTGGCCGGCTCGGTGGTGGATGGCTCGGTGGCTGCCGGCGCCTCGGCGGCAGGCGGTGTTTCTCCGGCAGGCGCATCGCTCGCGGGCGTGTCAGCGGCCGGCGCAGTTTCCGCTGGGGCCGCTGGCTGAGGTTCGCCAGGGATCGGATCGAGTTCGGGCTTGGGAATCAAATCGGGGTCGAACTGCGCCATGAGGAACAAGTAGCGGTTGGCGCCTTTTTCCTTGGTTTCTCCAGCGGGCTTATCGCCCGCAGCTTCGGCCTTGGTGGCGTCGGCGGCGTCGTCCGGCTTCTTTTCTTCGTCGGCGGCTTCTTCGGTGCCGAGGGCGACTTCGCCAAAGCGGAGCACGTACTGCACGCCCTCGTTGGTGCCGACGATCACGTCGCCTTCGTTCGACCAGAGTTCGCCGTCTTGCGTGAGATAAAAGCCCTTGCTGGCCAGCGAGCCGACCGTTTGCTGGTCGAGGGCGATGCCTTCCTCGGTCTTCAGGTCGCGGCTAAGCCCGGCGGGCTTTTTGCGCACATCGACGATTTTCAGGTCGTCGAGCGCCGTCTTCATTTCGTTGAGCTTGGTGGTGTCTAGCTCCTCGCCTTCCTTGAGGTCGGGCAGGAGCCACTTGCCTTCCTTGTCGTTGTAGGTGAGGTCGAGCACATCGCCAGGAACCTTGCGGCCGTTTACTTCGTCGACCGAGTAGCTGTCGATGTAAACCCGGCCGATGTCCCAGGCATTGAGCTTGAGCAGGTCCTTTTCGATCCAGTTGTCGAAGCGAGTGTTGAGCTTGTCGGTGGCGACCTTGACCAGATAAACGGGGGACTTGCCGCTTTCGCGGATATACCGCAGACCGGTTTGATCCCCCTTGGCCTCCTTGCCGATGACAACATCGAGCAATTTTTTGCCGCTGGAATCGCTGAGGATGACATGCTTGCCGACGCCATCGGCGCCCGACTCGGCGTTGACCGGATCGACGACGCCATACAGGGCGTGATCCGATGGCTTGTCGCTGGCAAGTTGCAGGATCTTGAGATCGATGAGGCTGGTGGCGGCGGCGGCGAGTTGGTCCTTGGCGTCGGCGGGATAGTCGTAGCGCGACGGGAGCGACCAGATGCCGTTCACCTGCTTGACTT
This Pirellulales bacterium DNA region includes the following protein-coding sequences:
- a CDS encoding DUF4340 domain-containing protein — translated: MNEATKTVAFVALALVGLGVGVASRPRAVAPATDVVGKLLAPDFTDPSAAHSLEIVDYNADTAEPNVFKVKQVNGIWSLPSRYDYPADAKDQLAAAATSLIDLKILQLASDKPSDHALYGVVDPVNAESGADGVGKHVILSDSSGKKLLDVVIGKEAKGDQTGLRYIRESGKSPVYLVKVATDKLNTRFDNWIEKDLLKLNAWDIGRVYIDSYSVDEVNGRKVPGDVLDLTYNDKEGKWLLPDLKEGEELDTTKLNEMKTALDDLKIVDVRKKPAGLSRDLKTEEGIALDQQTVGSLASKGFYLTQDGELWSNEGDVIVGTNEGVQYVLRFGEVALGTEEAADEEKKPDDAADATKAEAAGDKPAGETKEKGANRYLFLMAQFDPDLIPKPELDPIPGEPQPAAPAETAPAADTPASDAPAGETPPAAEAPAATEPSTTEPATESAPAEAPKPSEGPTPEDESKAEPAAAAESEIKAPETTAEAPPAANPADPAPADAPATDAPPAEAAPAAADAKPADAKPKTPEEIERIKAENKRKQDEYDAKVKKGQEK